From the Rhodothalassiaceae bacterium genome, one window contains:
- a CDS encoding aldehyde dehydrogenase, which yields MTRNGIIGQWIAGKERLKGADRFPDFDPARGEPWAEVHAADRALVEEAVAAARKAFSAHRARSVEERARMLERIADAMDGAADLLAEDEMRDTGKPWAQVRFQEVPRAIEQFRLFARLIRVWPLEAFETELPAGGRALNTLHPVPKGVIALILPWNLPLILLAWKLAPALACGNAVVIKPSEETPASALCLAEIMKAAGVPDGLVNIVNGFGPDAAGAWLVESEGVDAVSFTGESATGVRIMAAAAAGLKDVSLELGGKNPGIVFADADIEAAAGEVAASAFANCGQLCVGNERIYVERPAFGAFADALVRRARAMLPGDPRDQATRLMPLISAAHRDKVARFVDEARAAGAELLAGGGPAEAPHPFDKGYWFAPTVLTGLADDHPVLREEIFGPVVHLSPFDDEEEAVARANDSRFGLTASVWSRDGVRAERVAARLEAGVVWVNCWGVRDLRTAFGGMKASGIGREGGAHSLHFYAEWRNVCRRIA from the coding sequence ATGACCCGCAACGGCATCATCGGCCAGTGGATCGCGGGAAAGGAGCGGCTGAAGGGCGCGGACCGCTTTCCCGATTTCGACCCGGCCCGCGGCGAGCCCTGGGCCGAGGTCCATGCGGCGGACCGGGCGCTCGTGGAGGAAGCGGTGGCGGCCGCGCGCAAGGCCTTTTCCGCCCATCGCGCACGCAGCGTCGAGGAACGCGCGCGGATGCTGGAGCGCATCGCCGATGCCATGGACGGCGCCGCCGATCTGCTGGCCGAGGACGAGATGCGCGATACCGGCAAGCCCTGGGCGCAGGTGCGCTTTCAGGAGGTGCCGCGCGCGATCGAGCAGTTCCGGCTGTTCGCCCGCCTGATCCGGGTCTGGCCGCTGGAGGCCTTCGAGACGGAACTGCCCGCGGGCGGGCGCGCCCTCAACACGCTGCACCCGGTGCCGAAGGGCGTGATCGCGCTGATCCTGCCCTGGAACCTGCCGCTCATCCTGCTGGCCTGGAAGCTCGCGCCGGCGCTCGCCTGCGGCAATGCGGTGGTGATCAAACCTTCCGAGGAAACCCCCGCGAGCGCGCTGTGCCTGGCCGAAATCATGAAGGCCGCCGGCGTGCCGGACGGACTCGTCAACATCGTCAACGGTTTCGGGCCGGATGCCGCCGGCGCCTGGCTAGTGGAATCGGAAGGGGTGGATGCCGTCTCCTTCACCGGCGAAAGCGCCACCGGCGTGCGGATCATGGCGGCGGCCGCGGCGGGGCTGAAGGATGTCTCGCTCGAGCTCGGCGGCAAGAATCCGGGAATCGTCTTCGCGGATGCGGATATCGAAGCGGCGGCCGGAGAGGTCGCCGCCTCCGCCTTCGCCAACTGCGGGCAGCTGTGCGTGGGCAACGAGCGCATCTATGTGGAACGCCCCGCCTTCGGCGCTTTCGCCGATGCGCTCGTCCGCCGGGCGCGGGCGATGCTTCCGGGAGATCCCCGCGACCAGGCCACGCGGCTGATGCCGCTCATCAGCGCCGCGCACCGCGACAAGGTGGCCCGCTTCGTCGATGAGGCGCGCGCGGCGGGGGCCGAGCTGCTCGCCGGTGGCGGGCCCGCCGAGGCGCCGCATCCCTTCGACAAGGGCTACTGGTTCGCGCCCACGGTGCTCACGGGACTCGCTGACGATCACCCCGTTCTGCGCGAGGAGATCTTCGGGCCCGTCGTGCACCTGTCGCCATTCGACGACGAGGAGGAAGCGGTCGCCCGCGCCAACGACAGCCGCTTCGGGCTGACGGCCAGCGTCTGGAGTCGCGACGGCGTGCGGGCCGAGCGGGTGGCGGCCCGGCTGGAGGCCGGGGTGGTGTGGGTCAACTGCTGGGGCGTGCGGGATCTGCGCACGGCCTTCGGCGGCATGAAGGCCTCGGGAATCGGCCGCGAGGGCGGTGCCCACTCGCTCCACTTCTACGCCGAGTGGCGCAACGTCTGCCGGCGCATCGCCTGA
- a CDS encoding C4-dicarboxylate ABC transporter permease yields the protein MTDSAVDLVVVAAALLAIWRGLAVGVALALSGLIGIAWHTASPAAAFAVLGAETAGVLAREPMWMAAFFLLMATALARSGLAARAFAGIAAAGGSRPRRLAVITAIFAGLLGAVSGSVLASVGALRQMAREALIAAGLPEAGAAALVAAGASLSTLIPPSLVLVFYAAFAQLPVREVFLAALPAGVLGTLLAALAAHFATPRPAPRRRGDEPAGRSVHGEPTATAVFFGLFLLVFGLLYGGWMTALEVAALGAFLACCWWFRDLARRGGWSVEAAAAGAEIAAILTVLLGAFVFSTYLALSGLPEQVLAAVAGRDWPPVAVVVVLLAAYLLLGMVLEPIALIVATLPLSLPVVEALGYSPLWWGAALASVAATGLLTPPMGLAVFTAGAGAAAPAAAVFRAAAPYLAADALRLGIIVLWPGLATLLPRLLQ from the coding sequence TCGCCTGGCACACGGCTTCGCCCGCGGCCGCCTTCGCCGTGCTCGGCGCCGAGACGGCCGGCGTGCTTGCGCGCGAGCCGATGTGGATGGCCGCCTTCTTCCTGCTGATGGCGACCGCGCTCGCCCGCTCGGGGCTTGCCGCCCGCGCGTTCGCCGGCATCGCTGCCGCGGGGGGCAGCCGCCCGCGGCGGCTCGCGGTCATCACCGCGATCTTCGCCGGGCTGCTCGGGGCGGTATCCGGCTCGGTGCTGGCCAGCGTCGGCGCGCTGCGCCAGATGGCGCGCGAGGCCCTGATCGCCGCCGGGCTGCCGGAAGCGGGCGCGGCGGCGCTGGTTGCCGCCGGCGCCTCGCTCAGCACGCTGATTCCGCCATCGCTCGTTCTCGTGTTCTATGCCGCCTTCGCCCAGCTGCCCGTGCGCGAGGTGTTCCTCGCCGCCCTGCCCGCGGGCGTTCTCGGGACTCTCCTCGCGGCTCTTGCCGCCCATTTCGCGACGCCCCGGCCCGCACCCCGCCGCCGCGGCGATGAACCGGCGGGGAGGTCCGTCCACGGAGAGCCGACGGCGACGGCGGTCTTCTTCGGCCTGTTCCTTCTCGTGTTCGGCCTGCTGTACGGCGGATGGATGACGGCGCTCGAGGTTGCCGCCCTCGGTGCGTTTCTGGCCTGCTGCTGGTGGTTCCGGGATCTCGCCCGCCGGGGCGGGTGGAGCGTGGAGGCGGCCGCGGCGGGTGCCGAAATCGCGGCCATTCTCACGGTGCTGCTCGGGGCCTTCGTCTTCTCCACCTATCTCGCGCTCTCGGGTCTGCCCGAGCAGGTGCTGGCGGCCGTCGCGGGGCGGGACTGGCCTCCTGTCGCCGTCGTTGTGGTGCTGCTGGCGGCCTATCTCCTGCTGGGGATGGTGCTGGAGCCGATCGCGCTGATCGTGGCGACCCTGCCGCTGTCGCTGCCCGTCGTCGAGGCGCTGGGATACTCGCCGCTGTGGTGGGGGGCGGCGCTCGCCTCGGTCGCCGCCACCGGCCTGCTTACGCCGCCCATGGGGCTGGCGGTGTTCACCGCCGGCGCCGGGGCCGCCGCACCGGCTGCGGCCGTCTTTCGCGCCGCGGCCCCCTATCTTGCCGCCGACGCGCTGCGACTGGGCATCATCGTTCTCTGGCCCGGTCTTGCGACCCTGCTGCCGCGGCTTCTGCAATGA
- the hemF gene encoding oxygen-dependent coproporphyrinogen-III oxidase yields MTAIDWKNADWEDGVDIWDDRKTRAATWFEALRDEICAAFEKIEDLYEGPGAEQEPGRFMRKRWTRPDPAMPDGRGGGGEMSIMRGRVFEKVGVNISTVYGRFKEPFNKQIPGAEEDPRFWASGISLVAHMMNPHVPAVHMNTRMIVTTKGWFGGGADLTPALEMPDAVQHFHAALKAACDRHDPGYYDRFKAWCDEYFFLPHRDEPRGAGGIFYDYLDSGDWEADFAFTRDVGRAFLDAFLPIVRERMHRPWSEEEREKLLVKRGRYVEFNLLYDRGTRFGLMTGGNTEAILMSLPPLAAWP; encoded by the coding sequence ATGACGGCCATCGACTGGAAGAATGCTGACTGGGAGGACGGAGTGGACATCTGGGACGACCGCAAGACGCGCGCGGCCACCTGGTTCGAGGCGCTGCGCGACGAGATCTGCGCCGCCTTCGAGAAGATCGAGGATCTCTACGAGGGCCCGGGCGCCGAGCAGGAACCGGGCCGCTTCATGCGCAAACGCTGGACGCGCCCGGATCCCGCCATGCCCGACGGCAGGGGCGGCGGCGGCGAAATGTCCATCATGCGCGGGCGGGTGTTCGAGAAGGTGGGCGTGAACATCTCCACCGTCTACGGCCGCTTCAAGGAGCCCTTCAACAAGCAGATCCCGGGCGCCGAGGAGGACCCGCGCTTCTGGGCCTCCGGGATCTCGCTCGTCGCCCACATGATGAACCCCCATGTGCCGGCGGTGCACATGAACACGCGCATGATCGTGACGACGAAGGGCTGGTTCGGGGGCGGCGCGGATCTCACCCCGGCGCTCGAGATGCCGGACGCCGTCCAGCATTTCCACGCGGCGCTCAAGGCCGCCTGCGACCGCCACGATCCGGGCTATTACGACCGCTTCAAGGCCTGGTGCGACGAATACTTCTTCCTTCCCCACCGCGACGAGCCGCGCGGGGCGGGCGGCATCTTCTACGACTATCTGGATTCGGGCGACTGGGAGGCGGATTTCGCCTTCACCCGCGATGTCGGCCGCGCCTTCCTCGACGCCTTCCTGCCGATCGTGCGCGAGCGCATGCATCGGCCCTGGAGCGAGGAAGAGCGCGAGAAGCTGCTGGTCAAGCGCGGCCGCTATGTGGAGTTCAACCTGCTCTACGACCGCGGCACCCGCTTCGGCCTCATGACCGGCGGCAACACCGAGGCGATCCTGATGTCGCTGCCGCCGCTCGCCGCCTGGCCGTAA
- the trmL gene encoding tRNA (cytidine(34)-2'-O)-methyltransferase, whose translation MPGDGAQVKSGRAENPARLALALYEPDIPQNTGTLLRLGACLGVPLHIVEPAGFVFSDRRLRRAGLDYLPRACRIHHEDWAAFRAWAHEEGRRIVLLTTRAGTAYTDLIYLKGDVLLLGRESAGVPEEVHRQADERVRIPLAPGCRSLNQAVAGAMVLGEALRQLAGFPKGPGGKRDDDGHRLEEC comes from the coding sequence ATGCCGGGTGATGGCGCACAGGTGAAATCCGGCCGGGCGGAAAACCCCGCGCGGCTGGCGCTCGCGCTCTATGAGCCGGACATCCCGCAGAACACCGGCACGCTCCTGAGGCTGGGCGCCTGTCTGGGGGTTCCGCTGCACATCGTCGAGCCGGCCGGTTTCGTGTTCTCGGATCGCAGGCTGCGCCGCGCGGGCCTCGACTATCTGCCCCGCGCCTGCCGCATCCACCATGAGGACTGGGCGGCCTTTCGCGCCTGGGCGCATGAGGAGGGCCGGCGCATCGTCCTGCTCACCACCCGCGCCGGGACTGCGTATACGGATTTGATCTATCTCAAAGGCGACGTCCTGCTCTTGGGCCGAGAATCGGCCGGCGTGCCGGAGGAGGTCCACCGCCAGGCGGACGAGCGCGTGCGCATCCCGCTCGCCCCGGGCTGCCGCTCGCTCAATCAGGCGGTGGCGGGCGCGATGGTGCTCGGCGAGGCGCTGCGCCAGCTTGCCGGCTTTCCCAAGGGTCCGGGCGGGAAGCGGGACGATGACGGCCATCGACTGGAAGAATGCTGA
- a CDS encoding acetolactate synthase II large subunit, giving the protein MQADARAADVILDILAAAGVRHVFGVPGESYLALLDAFVGRRDIAFVTCRHEAAAANMAEAAGKLTGRPGVVAVTRGPGATQASVGLHTAFQDSTPLVCLVGQVARGMRDREAFQEIEYRRFFAELTKWTGEVQDPARMAEYAARAVATALAGRQGPVALALPEDILAAPAPRLGLPPLGPVQAAPDPAVVADVARMLGEAERPLVLVGGGPWQEEEARAFASACAQAAIPVAASFRAQSLIDNESPAYAGHLGIGANPALVERLRAADLVVAIGPRLGEMTTDRYGRITPPVPEVRLVHVHAGAEELGRVYRPEVAVNAAPGRFAAALAEALDPAGAGRRRAWFEAARADELAWRAPIPNPGRVQVADFYAALRRRLPEEAIITNGAGNYAAFLHRFFVYRGFRTQIAPTSGAMGYGVPAGIAAALTRPDRPVVAVAGDGCFMMAAAELATAAAAGANVLFVVANNGMYGTIRMHQERDFPGRVSGTGLRNPDFVALAASFGIEAWRIASDDERERVLDAALAADGPRLIELMVDPRAIAPGRTLG; this is encoded by the coding sequence GTGCAGGCGGACGCGCGTGCAGCCGACGTGATCCTCGACATACTGGCGGCCGCCGGCGTGCGCCATGTCTTCGGGGTGCCGGGCGAATCCTATCTGGCGCTGCTCGATGCCTTCGTGGGGCGCCGCGACATCGCCTTCGTCACCTGCCGGCACGAGGCCGCGGCCGCCAACATGGCCGAGGCCGCCGGCAAGCTCACGGGCCGGCCCGGCGTGGTGGCGGTGACCCGCGGCCCCGGCGCGACCCAGGCGAGCGTCGGCCTGCACACCGCCTTCCAGGATTCGACGCCGCTCGTCTGCCTCGTCGGCCAGGTGGCGCGCGGCATGCGCGACCGCGAGGCCTTCCAGGAGATCGAGTACCGCCGCTTCTTTGCCGAGCTCACCAAATGGACGGGCGAGGTGCAGGATCCCGCGCGCATGGCCGAATACGCGGCCCGGGCGGTGGCGACGGCGCTCGCCGGCCGCCAGGGGCCGGTGGCGCTGGCGCTGCCGGAGGACATCCTCGCCGCCCCGGCCCCGCGCCTCGGCCTGCCGCCGCTCGGCCCCGTCCAGGCTGCGCCCGATCCGGCCGTTGTCGCCGATGTGGCGCGGATGCTGGGCGAAGCCGAACGGCCGCTCGTCCTCGTCGGCGGCGGGCCGTGGCAGGAAGAGGAGGCGCGCGCCTTCGCCTCGGCCTGCGCGCAGGCGGCGATTCCGGTTGCGGCGAGCTTCCGCGCCCAGTCGCTCATCGACAATGAATCGCCGGCCTATGCCGGCCATCTCGGCATCGGCGCCAACCCGGCCCTCGTCGAGCGCCTGAGGGCCGCCGATCTCGTCGTCGCGATCGGCCCGCGGCTCGGCGAGATGACGACCGACCGCTACGGCCGCATCACCCCGCCGGTGCCGGAGGTCCGGCTCGTCCATGTCCATGCCGGCGCCGAGGAACTGGGCCGCGTCTATCGCCCCGAGGTCGCGGTGAACGCCGCACCGGGGCGTTTTGCCGCGGCGCTGGCGGAGGCCCTCGATCCGGCCGGTGCCGGCCGGCGGCGGGCGTGGTTCGAGGCGGCGCGGGCCGACGAGCTGGCCTGGCGCGCGCCGATTCCGAACCCCGGTCGCGTGCAGGTCGCGGACTTCTACGCCGCCCTGCGCCGCCGGCTGCCGGAAGAGGCCATTATCACCAACGGTGCGGGCAACTATGCCGCCTTCCTCCACCGCTTCTTCGTCTACCGCGGCTTCCGGACCCAGATCGCGCCGACCTCGGGGGCGATGGGCTACGGCGTGCCGGCCGGGATCGCCGCCGCACTCACCCGCCCCGACCGGCCGGTGGTGGCGGTGGCCGGAGACGGCTGCTTCATGATGGCGGCGGCGGAGCTCGCCACCGCCGCGGCCGCGGGTGCGAATGTGCTGTTCGTGGTCGCCAACAACGGCATGTACGGCACGATCCGCATGCATCAGGAGCGGGATTTTCCGGGCCGCGTCTCGGGCACCGGACTCCGGAACCCCGACTTCGTGGCGCTGGCGGCAAGCTTCGGGATCGAGGCCTGGCGGATCGCATCCGATGACGAGCGCGAGCGGGTGCTGGATGCGGCGCTGGCGGCGGACGGCCCGCGGCTCATCGAGCTCATGGTGGACCCGCGGGCGATCGCGCCGGGCCGCACGCTCGGCTGA
- a CDS encoding aldehyde dehydrogenase, producing the protein MTVDQVLESLGLDPQALNTGDRPVRSPIDGRVFAHVADDTAETLDARIARAAEAFRAWRMVPAPRRGELIRIFGNVLRAHKEALGRLVTIECGKILEEGRGEVQEMIDICDFAVGLSRQLYGLTIASERPHHAMREIWHPLGPIGVISAFNFPVAVWAWNFAIAIVCGDPVVWKPSEKTPVTALACRRLFEKALAEYGEAPEGLMEVVIGGREIGERLADDPRLPLISATGSCRMGRAVGPRVAARMGRALLELGGNNAIIVAPSADLDLAVRAITFGAVGTAGQRCTTTRRLIVHESVHDALLARLKKAYESISIGNPLEGHLVGPLIDRAAYEAMEAALDRARAEGGVVFGGGRVLADQYPEAYYVRPAIVEMPEQKGIMLEETFAPILYVVRYRELEEAIALNNAAAQGLSSAIFTNDLREAELFVSPIGSDCGIANVNIGTSGAEIGGAFGGEKETGGGRESGSDAWKAYMRRMTTTVNYGRDLPLAQGIRFEV; encoded by the coding sequence ATGACGGTCGATCAGGTGCTGGAATCGCTGGGGCTCGATCCGCAGGCGCTGAACACGGGCGACCGGCCGGTGCGCTCGCCGATCGACGGGCGGGTGTTCGCGCATGTGGCGGACGACACGGCCGAGACCCTCGACGCCAGGATCGCCCGCGCCGCCGAGGCCTTCCGCGCATGGCGGATGGTGCCGGCGCCGAGACGCGGCGAGCTGATCCGCATCTTCGGCAACGTCCTGCGCGCCCACAAGGAGGCGCTGGGGCGGCTGGTGACCATCGAATGCGGCAAGATCCTGGAGGAGGGCCGCGGCGAGGTCCAGGAGATGATCGACATCTGCGATTTCGCGGTGGGGCTCTCGCGCCAGCTCTACGGGCTGACCATCGCCTCCGAGCGGCCGCATCACGCCATGCGCGAGATCTGGCATCCGCTGGGGCCGATCGGGGTGATTTCGGCCTTCAACTTCCCCGTCGCGGTCTGGGCCTGGAACTTCGCGATCGCGATCGTGTGCGGCGATCCGGTGGTCTGGAAGCCCTCGGAGAAGACGCCGGTCACCGCGCTCGCCTGCCGGCGGCTGTTCGAGAAGGCGCTCGCGGAGTATGGAGAGGCGCCGGAGGGATTGATGGAGGTGGTGATCGGCGGGCGCGAGATCGGCGAGAGGCTCGCGGACGATCCGCGCCTGCCGCTGATCTCGGCCACCGGCTCCTGCCGCATGGGCCGCGCCGTGGGCCCCAGGGTCGCGGCCCGCATGGGCCGCGCGCTGCTGGAGCTGGGCGGCAACAACGCGATCATCGTGGCACCCTCCGCCGATCTCGATCTCGCCGTGCGTGCGATCACCTTCGGCGCGGTGGGCACCGCCGGCCAGCGCTGCACCACGACGCGCCGGCTGATCGTCCACGAATCCGTCCATGACGCACTGCTCGCGCGCCTGAAGAAGGCCTATGAGAGCATCTCCATCGGCAATCCGCTCGAAGGCCATCTCGTCGGCCCGCTGATCGACCGCGCGGCGTATGAGGCGATGGAGGCGGCGCTCGATCGCGCCCGGGCCGAGGGCGGCGTCGTCTTCGGCGGCGGCCGGGTTCTCGCCGATCAATATCCCGAGGCCTATTATGTGCGGCCCGCGATCGTCGAAATGCCGGAGCAGAAGGGCATCATGCTGGAGGAGACCTTTGCGCCGATCCTCTATGTGGTGCGCTACCGCGAGCTCGAGGAGGCGATCGCGCTCAACAACGCCGCCGCCCAGGGCCTGTCGTCGGCGATCTTCACGAACGACCTGCGCGAGGCCGAGCTCTTCGTCTCGCCCATCGGCTCGGACTGCGGCATCGCCAATGTCAACATCGGCACATCGGGTGCCGAGATCGGCGGCGCCTTCGGCGGCGAGAAGGAGACCGGCGGCGGGCGCGAATCGGGCTCGGACGCCTGGAAGGCCTACATGCGGCGGATGACGACCACCGTGAACTACGGCCGCGACCTGCCGCTCGCCCAGGGGATCCGGTTCGAGGTCTGA